Part of the Halopenitus persicus genome is shown below.
TCGACTCGGTTCCGGAATGATCGGCTCAGTTCCGGAATGACCGGCTACTCCTCGGCGGCGTCGACGACCTCGTAGCTCACGTTGCCCTCGCGGAGCTCGTCCGTGTGCGCCGACAGCCGGGTCGCGGTGGCGAGCAACAGCACGTCGATCCCCTTGGTGGCGGCCTCCTGGACCGCCGCCGCGCTTCCGAACCGGACGTCCGGTTCCAGGTCCGCGTCGGTCGCGGCGACCAACGCTTCGACGCCCGCGACCGCCAGCAGGTCGTGGTCGGCGGCGAGCTCCCGGAGCCGGTCCGGATCCACGGTCCGGCTCCCGCCGTCGCGGACGTGCGGGATCGACACCGCGGTGACGGCGCCGAGGTCGTACTCGACGACGCCCTGGAAGTTGGTGATCCCGACGTCGCCGCCGGCGTCCGCGTCGGTCACGGCGACCGCGGTCGCGCCGCCGGTGTCGCCGGCCATCGCCCGGAGCACGCCGTCGCGCATCGTCAGCGAGACGGTCTCGCCCTCCGCGACGTCGGTCGTGGCGATCGCGGTCTCCACCTCGACCTGCCCGATCACGTCCTCCGAGACGTGCTGGATGAACCCCCGAAGCTCCTCGGTCTGGGAGATCAGCCAGTCGACGCCCTCCTTGGTCACCTCGTAGCGCCCCCGGCCGTGTTTCTCCACGTAGTCCTGTTCGATCAGGTCCCCGAGGTAGTCGCTGACCGCCTGGGCGGTGATGCCGATCGCGTCGGCGACCTCCCGCTGGTTGACCGCCGGCTGGCGCTCGGCGATCTCCACCAGGATCTGATACCGGGTGGCGTTGCGCTTGCTCCGGAGCACGCCGAACTCCTCGGATTCCGCCGCGTGTTCCGCCATCGTCGGATCTGCGGGCGGTGAACGCAAATATCTTTGGTCTATCCCGTCCGAGATTGTGCTCTTCGCCCGCTCTCGCGCCATTTGAACAACTGAATTAGTTCTAAAACAACCAAAATTGTTTTACGGTCCACCCGAGTTGTTTCCATCGATGGCACAGGTCTCGCTCCCACACGACGCGAAGGCCGGCCCGACGAAACCCGCGGTTCGGGCCGTCCTGCTGTCGAAACTCGATCTCGATCCGACCGACCACCTCGTGGAGGTCGGATCCTGCACCGGCGCCGTCACCGTCGAGGCGGCACGCCGGGCGGGTCGGGTGACGGCGATCGAACGCAAGCCCGAACGGGCGGCGGTCACGCGGAAGAACCTCGCGGCGAACGGTATCGAGGCCGCGGCGAACGACACCGAAGTCGCAGCGAACGACACCGAGACGGGGACGGTCAGCGCGGACGCCGGCGACGGTACCACGGACGTCGGCGAGGGCACCGCGGACGCGACCGTCGAGATCCGGGAAACGGAGGCGCCCGCCGGGCTCCCGGCCGACGCCGACGTCCTGTTTCTCGGCGGCAGCCGGAACTACGAGGCGGTGCTCGACCACGCCGTCGAGACCGGCGTCGATCGCGTGGTGATGAACGTCTCCCGGCTGGAGGTCGCCGGCGCGGCCGCGACCGCCTTCCGGGACCGGGGGCTCCTCGAGGACGTCCTGCAGTTCCAGGTGAGCCACGGCTACGAGCTGGCCGGCGCGACGAGCTTCGACTCGGACAATCCGGTGTATATGCTGATCGGCGGGACGGGTGGCGACGCGGAGGCCGACCGATGACCCTCTA
Proteins encoded:
- a CDS encoding DUF7839 domain-containing protein, which encodes MAEHAAESEEFGVLRSKRNATRYQILVEIAERQPAVNQREVADAIGITAQAVSDYLGDLIEQDYVEKHGRGRYEVTKEGVDWLISQTEELRGFIQHVSEDVIGQVEVETAIATTDVAEGETVSLTMRDGVLRAMAGDTGGATAVAVTDADAGGDVGITNFQGVVEYDLGAVTAVSIPHVRDGGSRTVDPDRLRELAADHDLLAVAGVEALVAATDADLEPDVRFGSAAAVQEAATKGIDVLLLATATRLSAHTDELREGNVSYEVVDAAEE
- the cbiT gene encoding precorrin-6Y C5,15-methyltransferase (decarboxylating) subunit CbiT, whose product is MAQVSLPHDAKAGPTKPAVRAVLLSKLDLDPTDHLVEVGSCTGAVTVEAARRAGRVTAIERKPERAAVTRKNLAANGIEAAANDTEVAANDTETGTVSADAGDGTTDVGEGTADATVEIRETEAPAGLPADADVLFLGGSRNYEAVLDHAVETGVDRVVMNVSRLEVAGAAATAFRDRGLLEDVLQFQVSHGYELAGATSFDSDNPVYMLIGGTGGDAEADR